In Asterias rubens chromosome 15, eAstRub1.3, whole genome shotgun sequence, a genomic segment contains:
- the LOC117300078 gene encoding probable ATP-dependent RNA helicase DHX58, translating into MAASANCEDVQGVSPFRKKLFRITKGLSETDVKDMIFLAAIRKKAGEKMETPLDVFKYLEETGQISESNVSCLDLLLKDIMREDLRKILREKMTPGRGKTPPPGFSQQTPPFGGSGFSGEVNQLTDLKRPQHFTRPSPPQINQSKTERQMHQAKSASEDAALSSGQSPTGVYNIDGGQTLPKFNQSTPRRLDQQGNQSIRPNIFADVSTPPTRGSVPTTPSSGQRPTRSISLLDMPILEGKLGNMSLKDPSPSSVNDDLQTDSAQRVLEDGASSSRSSSQRSVWELPVYSPQETQEKKTEMKAADQSIEELMLSINNLTEQKEVRDARAASGSRPTLRAYQKELAERPLRKFENHIICAPTGSGKTLTAAFICYQYMRRFQTAVDEKHFKALFIVHMRHLTWQQRNNFLLYFPNKQDVRVIGEQQTFKDALKFDEEMPAVLMLTAQIFVNALKSKSIKINDLDMLIFDECHHTDQKHPFNEIMKTYLKEKYKQPRHQVGVSGRALPFIIGLSASLGVGHELTALGHLQTLCGNMDSKGVVRVLENVEELKRHVNSPDEDTIKQALPRDAHDREFGDLLEVIMLEIEGQLPEIVEHPLPSHGTKLYETEVKRRLIEAESQRSANRTDIIVYMYLYEYNRAMILYDDLRVKDGVRHLEEFHVSRYVHDHPDQVPVEEHCRRLFNSLLPRMKELEKDEGQHSNHKLGELAHVLHEIFSDKPESKGIILATMKVAATALVEFLRSSNLLKSLPCRIEPLRLVGQGSLEDDCLTEAQQKEVLNSFRRDDGCNILVATDIAQEGLDMPACSFVIRYNFVSNEIGTVQSKGRARASGSQCFLIVERNSQNEKREYENRSKVVRMEKAMEELEAMVEEDRLVKIQEKQDARIKAIIKAEEQEKLQGSMHDLEKIDIHCKECSAYICKASELRRKGTAGHVTCISPDFGSKITEIQYSRPQRYRDTETTGLIKCATYTCKKNLGTMQKFLLLDPPLGYALKADSFKIVFSREGTAKVPKQWKKAGFVLLQDEDEF; encoded by the exons ATGGCTGCTAGTGCTAATTGTGAAGACGTTCAAGGTGTATCTCCCTTTAGAAAAAAACTTTTCCGCATCACCAAAGGGCTGTCTGAAACAGACGTGAAGGATATGATTTTTCTGGCTGCCATCCGTAAAAAGGCTGGAGAAAAAATGGAGACTCCACTAGACGTATTTAAATACCTAGAGGAAACAGGACAAATTTCAGAAAGTAACGTAAGTTGCTTAGACCTCTTATTAAAAGATATAATGAGAGAGGATTTGAGAAAGATCTTGCGTGAGAAAATGACACCAG gACGGGGTAAAACTCCACCACCTGGGTTTTCACAACAAACTCCACCATTCGGAGGTTCTGGCTTCAGTGGAGAGGTAAATCAGTTGACAGATTTGAAAAGACCACAGCATTTTACTCGCCCCTCCCCACCTCAAATCAATCAAAGTAAAACAGAAAGACAGATGCATCAAGCCAAAAGTGCATCAGAGGATGCAGCGCTCTCCAGTGGCCAAAGTCCGACAGGAGTATACAACATTGATGGCGGTCAAACCCTGCCAAAGTTCAACCAAAGCACCCCTCGTCGCCTAGACCAGCAAGGCAATCAAAGTATCAGACCAAACATTTTTGCCGATGTTTCTACACCTCCTACAAGGGGCTCAGTGCCTACTACCCCCTCTTCTGGCCAACGACCCACACGCTCAATAAGCCTCCTTGATATGCCCATACTAGAGGGAAAGTTGGGGAACATGTCTTTGAAAGATCCTTCGCCTTCAAGTGTAAATGACGATCTGCAGACAGATTCTGCCCAGAGAGTTCTTGAAGATGGCGCCTCATCCTCTCGAAGCTCAAGCCAACGTTCTGTTTGGGAACTTCCTGTGTATTCACCTCAGGAAACCCAAGAAAAAAAGACGGAGATGAAAGCAGCAGATCAATCCATAGAAGAGCTGATGCTGTCCATCAACAATCTGACAGAACAAAAAGAAGTCCGAGATGCTAGAGCTGCAAGCGGGTCACGTCCAACTTTGAGAGCCTATCAGAAGGAACTTGCAGAGAGGCCCTTACGAAAGTTTGAGAATCACATCATCTGTGCTCCTACTGGCAGTGGAAAGACTCTCACAGCCGCCTTCATCTGCTACCAGTACATGAGACGATTTCAGACAGCAGTAGACGAGAAGCACTTCAAGGCTCTCTTCATTGTCCATATGCGGCACCTGACTTGGCAGCAGAGGAATAATTTCCTTCTCTACTTCCCGAATAAGCAGGATGTGCGGGTAATTGGTGAGCAGCAGACTTTCAAAGATGCTCTTAAGTTTGACGAGGAGATGCCAGCAGTCCTGATGTTGACTGCGCAGATTTTTGTCAATGCGCTGAAGTCAAAATCTATCAAGATAAACGATCTTGACATGCTTATTTTTGACGAGTGTCACCACACCGATCAAAAGCACCCTTTCAACGAGATCATGAAGACTTATCTGAAAGAGAAGTACAAGCAGCCTCGGCACCAAGTGGGGGTTTCTGGTAGGGCTCTCCCTTTTATTATTGGTCTAAGTGCTTCTCTGGGCGTGGGCCATGAGTTGACAGCTCTTGGACATCTCCAGACTCTCTGTGGGAACATGGATTCCAAAGGAGTGGTGAGAGTTCTTGAAAACGTAGAGGAACTGAAAAGACATGTCAATAGTCCAGATGAGGACACCATCAAACAGGCGCTACCAAGAGATGCCCACGATCGGGAGTTTGGTGACCTCCTGGAGGTGATCATGTTGGAGATTGAGGGTCAGCTTCCAGAAATAGTTGAGCATCCATTGCCTTCACATGGTACAAAGCTTTATGAGACTGAGGTCAAGAGACGCCTCATAGAAGCGGAGTCCCAGAGATCGGCCAATCGCACGGATATCATTGTCTACATGTACTTATACGAGTACAATCGTGCCATGATTCTCTATGATGATCTAAGGGTCAAGGATGGAGTTCGACACTTGGAGGAGTTTCATGTCAGTCGATATGTTCACGATCATCCAGACCAGGTACCAGTTGAGGAACACTGCCGGCGCCTCTTCAACTCGCTACTTCCTCGAATGAAGGAACTGGAGAAGGACGAAGGGCAGCATAGCAACCACAAGCTTGGGGAACTTGCTCATGTTCTACATGAGATCTTCTCGGATAAACCTGAATCTAAAG GAATTATTCTCGCAACCATGAAAGTAGCTGCCACCGCTCTGGTTGAGTTTCTGAGGTCTTCAAATCTCCTGAAGTCCTTACCATGCAGGATCGAACCACTCAGGCTGGTTGGGCAGGGCAGCCTAGAAGATGACTGCCTGACAGAGGCTCAACAGAAGGAGGTTCTGAACAGTTTCAGAAGAG ATGATGGCTGTAACATCTTAGTGGCTACAGATATCGCTCAGGAAGGCCTTGACATGCCAGCCTGTAGCTTTGTCATCAGGTATAACTTCGTCAGTAATGAGATCGGCACGGTCCAGTCGAAGGGACGAGCACGTGCAAGTGGGAGCCAGTGCTTCCTCATCGTGGAAAG AAATTCccaaaatgaaaagagagagTATGAGAATCGCTCAAAGGTGGTCAGAATGGAGAAAGCAATGGAGGAGCTGGAAGCCATGGTGGAAGAGGATCGGCTTGTCAAGATCCAGGAAAAACAG GACGCACGAATAAAAGCAATAATCAAAGCTGAGGAGCAGGAAAAGCTCCAAGGCAGTATGCACGATCTTGAGAAGATCGACATTCATTGTAAAGAATGCTCCGCCTACATTTGCAAAGCGTCAGAGCTGCGACGGAAAGGAACTGCTGGTCATGTGACTTGCATCAGTCCGGACTTTGGTAGCAAGATTACAGAGATACAGTATAGCAGACCACAGCGATATCGAGACACAGAAACAACTG GTCTCATCAAATGTGCCACTTACACCTGCAAGAAAAATCTTGGAACAATGCAGAAGTTCCTGTTGCTAGACCCCCCTCTCGGATACGCACTGAAAGCAGACAGCTTCAAGATTGTCTTCTCTCGCGAAGGAACTGCAAAGGTTCCGAAGCAGTGGAAGAAAGCTGGCTTTGTACTTCTGCAGGACGAAGATGAGTTCTAA